In Pasteurella dagmatis, the sequence AAATGTGAAAAATATGCTTCCTGTTGAATTTATGGGGGGAAGAGAGCGTGCGACTAAATACAACAAAACACCAGCATTAATTCATCATAATATTAGTATTCACTATGGTGACAGTGATGATGATATTCTTGCGGCAAAAGAAGCAGGAATTCGAGGAATTCGTTTTATTCGCGCGGCTAACTCAAGTTATCAACCATTGCCACAAGCAGGTGGGTATGGTGAAGAAGTGCTAATTAATTCAGCATACTAAAGAAAAAACAAAGTATAAAATACCAAGTGAGAACTTGGTATTTTTTATCCTCTAGGATGGTATCTTTCGTGCAAATGTTTTAAGCGTTCTTTCGCTACATGAGTATAAATTTGAGTGGTGGATAGATCGCTATGTCCTAACAACATTTGTACGACGCGTAAGTCCGCCCCATGATTGATTAAATGTGTCGCAAATGCGTGACGGAGCACGTGAGGTGATAAGCTGTTCAAATCAATCTCAGAAATCAGCGCATAATGTTTAATTCGATGCCAAAAAGTTTGTCTAGTCATTTGTACCGCTCTTTTACTTGGGAACAACACATCACTGCTTTGGCCATTAAGTAAAGTAGTTCGCCCATAAAGCACAAATTGACGAATCCAATAAGTAGCCTCTTCACCAATTGGTACAATACGCTCTTTGTTCCCCTTCCCGATAACTCGTACAATACCTTGATTTATATTGATATTTTCTACAGTTAAAGACACCAGCTCTGTGACACGTAATCCTGTCGCATATAACAATTCCATCATCGCTTTATCACGTAGCTCAAGAGGTACATCGACATCTGGTGCATTGAGTAAATCCGTCACTTGCTGTTCGGTTAAATATTTTGGCAAACGGCTTGGCAATTTAGGTGAACTTAATACCGCACTTGGGTCATCTGTACGGTATTTTTCACGATATAAATATTGAAAGAGCTTGCGAATAGCACTCAGTAAGCGAGCCGTGCTGGTGGCTTTATAACCTTGGGTGAGCCGTTCACCTAAAAAGGTTTGTAAATCGATGGCATCTAAGGTGATTAGCGTTAAAGGTTGTTCTTCAGATTGTTTTTCTAGCCATTGCAAAAGTGCTGTTAAATCAAGACGATAAGATTGCACTGTATTTTGTGATAGTTTCCTTTCTATCCATACATCATTTAAAAACAATTCAATTAACGCAGTATCTTTCATTTATTCGCACCGTTTTAATAAAAAAGCCTCGACTTTGCGTGGAATGAACACTAACGCAAGTGCTGCAAATCCAGCCATTGCAACGAATGTCATTGAGGCTGAAATTGGGTATAACACGCCTGAAAGCGCAGTTAATAATGCCACAGAGGCGCAACCTGAAATACCGTTATAAAGTCCTTGTAATTTTGCAATATGGCTGATTGGCTGGGTCGTAAAATAACGAATCACAGCATAGTGGCTAACTGCATAGGTTAAACTGTGTAAGGTTTGAATTAAGGCTA encodes:
- the xerD gene encoding site-specific tyrosine recombinase XerD, with product MKDTALIELFLNDVWIERKLSQNTVQSYRLDLTALLQWLEKQSEEQPLTLITLDAIDLQTFLGERLTQGYKATSTARLLSAIRKLFQYLYREKYRTDDPSAVLSSPKLPSRLPKYLTEQQVTDLLNAPDVDVPLELRDKAMMELLYATGLRVTELVSLTVENININQGIVRVIGKGNKERIVPIGEEATYWIRQFVLYGRTTLLNGQSSDVLFPSKRAVQMTRQTFWHRIKHYALISEIDLNSLSPHVLRHAFATHLINHGADLRVVQMLLGHSDLSTTQIYTHVAKERLKHLHERYHPRG